A window of Fusarium oxysporum Fo47 chromosome II, complete sequence genomic DNA:
ATTGTGACCGTTGAGTTCCCAGAGGAAGACGAATCCGTTGGAGAGGTCCTCGTTGGTTTCTTCGGACCTAACTGCAACGACCTTATCCAATCATCTGCCCTTAATGTGCTTCTCACATACCTCTGTGGTTCTTCTGTCTCCATTCTTGAGAATGTCATGGTTGAAAAGGAGGAACTCGCCAGTTCGGTCTCTTACTGGACCGACCCTCGACCTGACATGGTCATTTGGCTGCAGCCCACAGGTGTTGCTACTGAGAAGCTTGAATTTGTCGAGAAGCGACTGTTTGAGCTTCTGAAGGAAGTTGCCTCGAAGCCTATCGACATGGATTACATGAGAGAGTGCATCCGTCGTGAGAGGCGTCAAGTCAAGTACCATGCTGAGACATCCGAGTCTTTCTACGCTACAAATATCATCACCGACTACCTCTTTGGCAAGCGAGATGGCTCGACACTTAAGGATCTGAAGGATTTGGAAGAGTACGATGTTTTGGAGAAGTGGACAGACCAGCAGTGGCGAGACTTCCTCAGCAAATGGATGGCTGACGCTCCTCACATCTCAATCCTCGGCAAGCCTTCCCATGAATTGGCcaccaagatgaagaaggatgaagaagctcggaTTGCCAAGCGCAAGGAGGATTTGGGTGCTGAAGGtctggagaagcttgccaagcGTCTCGAAGATgctaagaagaagaatgatgaGCCCATTCCCGCCTCTGTCGTCGATCGCTGGAGTGTTCCTAGCACAGATTCTATCCACTTCATTGAGTCGGATACCGCTCGCTCAGGACATGCACGCGCAGTCGGTCTGGGTAGTGGCTCGGCACAGAAACTCATTGATGGTACAACTCAAGGCAAGCTTCCTCTTTTCATCCAATTTGAGGATGTTCCCACCAACTTTGTTCACATCACTATCCACATCGGCACTTCTCAAGTTCCCAATGAGCTAAAGCCCCTGATGCCAATCTTTAGCGACAACTTTTTCAACACACACATCATGCGTGATGGAAAGCAAGTCGGTTTTGAGCAAGTTGTCATGGAACTTGAGCGAGACACTATCAGCTACTCCCTCCACTCCGCTCGCTACATCAGCGATCCTGACGGAATAATGATCCAGTTCCAGGTTGAGCCTCAAAAGTATGCTGCAGCCGTTGAGTGGATTCGCACCATGATGTTTGACTCAATCTTTGATCCCCAGCGACTCAAAGCCAGCGTTACCAAGGCTTTGGCTGACATCCCTGAGTCAAAGCGTGATGGCAAATCTATGGCCAGCGAGGTCAACGCTGCTATTCATATGGAAAAGTCCTCACTGGCTGTTGCCAAGCGTGTGCTTGTTCGCGCAGTCTATCTGAAgagactcaagaagcttctcgagaaggaACCCGAGAAGGTTGTTGGTTGGTTCAACACCGTTCGAGACTCGCTCTTCACTTTCCAGAACCTCCGTTTCCTTGTCACAGCCAATCTAGAAACTCTTCCGGACCCCTTGACTACTTGGGACACACTCTCTAAGTCTCTGACGGTCGCTGAGAACATGGTCGAGATTCCTAAGCCTGTGAGCCTGCTCAACGATGAAGGTCGCAACCCTGGATCAGTTGGCGCTATCATTGTGCCCATGACTACTCTGGAGAGCTCCTACTCAGTCTCAACAGCCCAAGGCCTGGCCTCCTTCGACGATCCTCGTCTCGCCTCCATCATGGTTGCCATTGGATATCTCGAAGCTGCTGAAGGTCCTCTCTGGAACGCTGTTCGTGGTGCTGGATACGCTTACGGCGTCTACTTCTCTCGGGATATCAACTCTGGTATCATCTCATACCATGTCTACCGCTCACCCGATGCGTATAAGGCTATCAAGGCCTCTAAGGAGGCCATCAGCAAGATTGCAAAAGGTGAAGTTGATATTGATCGTCACTTGCTCGAGGGCACCATCAGCCAGATCGTTGTTATGTTCGCCGATGAACAATCCACCATGCCTAGCGCCGCCCAGCAGAACTTTGTCCAGGGTGTTGTCCGTGGTCTGCCTAAGGATTGGGGCAAGGAGGTTCTGCGACGCGTGCGAGCCGTTACCgaggatgagatcaagaatgCTCTTCTTGAGACTGTCCTACCGTGCTTTGAGCCTGGCAAGAGCAATATCGTTGTCACTGCCGCCAAGATCATGCAAGAGGTTTGTTTCACTCCCTGTCTTTTCTGGTCATTACTAACAAATTCCAGGGTATGGAGACAGCGTTCAAGGACATGGGCTACAAGGTCCAGACTCACGAGCTTAGCTACTTCCACGATGATTACGGCCTGAAGCCcgaagaaggtgaagaggaagagtcatctgaagaagatgaagggtTGGAAGGTTCTGAGGGATCCTACGATTCCGACGAGTCCTATGATGATTAGATGAACCAAATGAGTAAAATGTAGATGGCGCACAGGTAGACTCTGGGATCATAAAGAGCATATCGGTAGTAATGCCATGAATAGATAagattaaaaaaaaaacactTGTATTGTACAGTTGAGTCTGGTTCTATACGTGTCTAAGGGTGGCCAAGTCCTTTCTAGATGACCAGCTCATACCGGCCATTTTCCTGTATCTAAAACACATTCCCAAGGAGACTAAGGAGCCCCTGTTCAGATGTAATCTAAATAGATAATCTTTTGCTGCATTTACAGCTCATCACGTCCACTGGCCTTGACAACACCCTCCTTCTCGTTGCCAATGGACTTATCAGTGACGCCGTCGGTGACACCCTCGGAGCCCTTCCAGCCAAGGGCCTTGAGGCGCTCAGACAGATGGGGGTGAGAGAAGTGGTAGCTGGCGTACATCCAATCGGCGTCCATGGTGCTAAGGTTCTGGATctggagcttgagaagagagCGAGCAAGCTGCTCGGGATAACCAAGCTGCTTAGCGAAGGCATCGGCCTGGAACTCGAACTTGCGGCTGACGATATGCATAAGCAGGTTGATGACGAGATCCATAGGAGCAAGAGCAtcagagaagaggatgaaaCCAATGATGATCGGGTGCTGCTTGAGGAAACCGAACGAGGAGTACAGAGagtggttgttgatgaaaacagagaagaggaggaagatgtAGAAAGTATGGGCCTGAATTTTTGTTAGCTTCAGTAATAATCTGATAGAATTCAAAAACTTACCTGAGAGATACCGAACAAGCTGGTCGTGTGACCAAGCTTCCAGTGGCCCAATTCGTGAGCAAGAACAGCAACAACCTCATCAGGCTCGCTCTTCTCGATGAGAGTATCGTAGATAACAATGTGCTTCTTCCAGGGGAGACCAAAGAAATAGGCGTTGGAGTGGGCGCTTCGCTTGCTTCCATCAATGACATAGAGCTCGTGGAGAGGGAACTTGAGGCTAGCGGCAAGAGCTTCAACCTTGGTCTTGAgctcaccatcctcaagagGAGACAGCTTGTTGAACAGAGGCAGGATAGCAACGGGGTAGATGGTGATCATGAAGACCTGAAGAGCAATGACGAAGAGCCACAGGTAGTAGAAGAACTGGTTACCAGTCTTCtggatgatcttgaggaaaCCTGCGAGGAAAGGAGGCGCGAGAACGAAGGTGAGAGCTTGGGTCTTGATGAGATCGGTGACAAAGAGCTTAGGCGTCTGCTTGTTGAAACCAAACTTCTCCTCAAGGACGAAAGTCTGATAAATCGAAgaaggaagacgaagaagctgGCTAATAACGGCGAAAGTCAAGACGAATACGATAGTATGGCTGATCTCTCCAGTGAAGCGCGCAGGAGCCcacttgagaagaagatcaccAGTCCAGGACCACAGTTTAGGAAGGACATCGAAGTGCATGAAAGCGAGATTCTGAACCTGAGAGTAGAGACCGTTGATGATTTCAAACTTTGCCTTGGCGCGACCGTAGGCTTGAGACTTGTCGAACACTTCCTGGGAGACTTCCTTGGAGAGGACGGCGGGGGGGCTGGTTTTCTGGAGGACGCGATATTGACGGAGAGTGAGAAACGATTCGAAGAGGTATTGGCCTACGGAGAAGCccatgatgagcttcttcCATGGGAAGAGCGGTCGATCGAGGAAGCGCGCGAGGCGCTGTTGGAGTTAGCATCCATTGAAGTAATTGGAGGATTTAGTTGTGTTCAGGGCATGCTTGATATTAACGTACCTGAAGGAAATCCATGGTTGcggtgctgttgatgaacCGAAAACCTGGGGTTGTAGTTGTAAGAGCGAAGCTAGGCTGCTTAATGCGCCCCTGTTGCGCGGCTTATCAAAGTGGGATAGATGATAGAGTAGATCTGGCCTAACGCACGTCGGCGGTGATATTTCCCGATGTCCCGATGTGGTAATACGACAGAATACGACACAAGAACAGAGCAACTGTAGTAATACAGCAGCAGATGTCATACTCTTGAATGTCATGAACGGAGTGATTCAACTGCCGTGGCGCGAATCATTTATATGTGCAATTGTTGCATACTTCACACATGTCTCACTTCAAAAGGTAGACATTCAAGTAGAGCGAGGCATGAATGCTCGAATAATCCACAAGCTACGACAATACATCTTACACGCAATAGCgaagcagcaacaacaaacaGCAACAAAAAAGCATCTCTAGCAAGTAGCCCAACCAGTAGCCAACTAACAAGATCCTTACTCTTTCGGTACGCGCGAAGCCATCATCACGCCCCCAAAAGCTACAACTCCCCAGTTCTGCGCCTGATACAAGATAGCCTGGACCATCAAGTTCACAGCGGAAAAGGGATTTTTCAGGTGAAAGCTGGGGAGTCTTTTCTTGACACTGGCTCCAGTTTGAGCCCCCTTCCGAGTGGCCTCCTAGTGCCCGTTTGTCGCCGCCGAAGGAACCGGCTGAGGGGGACGTTCAGGACCATAGGCCACTGGCGTTCCTTGCTCGTTGCCTTGTGGTTCCTCCTCTGTATCGTCGTCGAACTCGCTAAGttcttcctcctcgcctTCCTCGTCGGAGTAGTCGCTTTCGTCTCCTTCGTTTCCTCCGTGACTATCGGAGTAACCGCTTTCGACGGTGTTGGACATTCCGGGTGGCACCCTACGCCCTTGTTGCTGCATTTGCTGGATAATGCTCATGAGCTTctcggtcttcttctcggcggtttctgtcttcttcttccactccTGGCGCTCTTCGGCCATGCGGATGATGTTGGCAGCTGTCGCCTCCTTCTGTCGCTTCAGGGCTTCGTTCTCCTTCTCTAACCGCTTGCCCTTCTTCGACATATCCTCCATCTCTTTGCGGAATGATAGGAACAAATCGTTACTGTTGTTCAAGGTATCCTCCACCTGCTGTGCCATTAGTCAACATGCCGAACTATCTTATCCGAGTCCACCCACCTGCTTAAACTTATCAACGTAAACATTTAGCTGATTCCTCAGCTCAGTTTCTGTCTTGGTAAACGCCTGGACCTGCGCCTGTAGATGTCGCGCCTTCGTCGATTCCCCTTCtgcgttcttcttctctcgtTCGTATCGCGCCATATGGTACTGCACTTCGAGTTCCTTGGTGCGCATTAATGAGTGGAAATGCAATTCTCGTAACTCGTATTGCTCGATGAACGATTTGAAGCGAATTCGGAACCTGTGAACAAAAGGTGAGCGGAGTTCTACGTAAAAGAATGGTTGGGACTGACAGCTCGTCGACTTCCATATCCACGACTTGTTTCTTCGGAGtatctttttcttcctgATATCCATCGAGTTTTGTCAAGAGTGTAGCATACTTTTCGTCCCAGTGAGCGTTGTTCCGTTTCTGTGTCGTCTGAAGCTCCTTATTCTCATTCTGCAAATAGAGTTAGCCAACGCCTCTCCGTCAGCCCTCTCGCACAAACCTTCATCTTGTTATTATCCCGCTGGAGCTCGCGACATAACTtttccagcttctccttAAGACCGACAGTCTTATTAAGCTCCGTGCGGCTTgcatctctctctttttgtAGGGTGTCCCCGCGCCGCTTGTTCTTCTGATTTTCACGCTCCAATCGTCGCATATCAGCCAACAGTTCACTAGACCGCTTGGTGAGGTGGTCGATTTTCTGCATGTTGTCCATCTTGGATACCTGCTGAAGGAGATCCCGATTCGCTCTCTTCACTTCACGTTCTGTACCATCCACGTATCAGTATCGTTCCGAATCCATGGGAGGCTGCCGCTTGCAGACGACGAGGGCGAGACGCACCAATCTCCAGCTCTTGCTCCTTATCTCCCGCGGCATCCTGCTCCAGCTGGGATATCCGCGCATGGAGCAGACGCGATGCCTCGTTGTTATCCAttcctttctttcctttgccTTTCTTGGTAGGTGAATGAGCGTGTCCGTCATGCCCGTTGGCTACAGGAGCATCCACCTGGCTGGCAGGCATCGCCGTCGAAGCTACGATGGGCCAAGGTAGCGACGGCAATCGTTCAGGCGGGGGTCACGAGGTCAGGAAAGGCCGGGGGCATCGAAGCGGGATGTATCGTCGTTAATCGTGGGTGGGATGTTCGTCGCCAGATGAGGGGTTGAAGTTGTGGTAACGAGAAAATGATACTCAAAACACTATTCGGTATCGGCTAAGATGCGAGAAGATGCTGTTAGTCGGCTTCACGCATGAATTGTCAAGCCAAGCACTCGCAGCGAAGAGGCACGTTGAGTGGTTGAGGAGGGAATATCTTCGCACCAAGATTGGCTTTGTCCGTATGATGATAGCAATCGACACCAACGCTGAGTAACGGCAACAGTACGACCTATATGAATTCTGGAAGGACACAACGTTGGAGTCAGGGTTCGTTGGGCATCGAATAATACAGTCGCTAACGTGTGACAAGATGGAGGGCTCATGGAGGTTTGAGATGGATAGGTTTTGCCATGGACCTTTGTGGTGATTATGTTGATAATTGCTAAGTCGCTAACAGATTCTGGTGGGCATCTCGAGCCGCTCAGTTAGTGCTTCAATGGACACTAATGCGGCTTTGGAGGCTTTGGCGCTATCCCACAGTGGCCTCTTACTGAGTAGTGTCCACTGGCCACCCACAATTACGGCATGTCCTTGGCACTGACGTGGGCTGGGACCCGGCCACTCCATGAGGAAACTGCTGGGGTTACAAAGCAGACCCTTTCACTTTTTCGGGGCGAATCGTTCCGGCGTCATTACATACATCGAAATCTCCGGTGACTGTTTAACGACAATTTTAACTCTTTCATATAGTTTCGCATATCCGACTGTACACTATTTCCTTGATTTTACTGTATTATTAATTCTCTTATTGTTTCTTATACGTCTCTGCTACAATGCTTCGTAACGCCGCCGCCGGCGCTCGAAAGGCCGTCACGGAGCTTTCACAATTTCCCAAACCCGGCGAGAAGCTTCATGGCTTCACCCTTGTTCGATCCAAGCACGTTCCTGAGCTTGAGTTGACGGCTCTTCACCTTCAGCATGACAAGACAGGAGCCGATTATCTGCACATTGCCCGCGACGACAGCAACAATGTCTTTTCGATCGGTTTCAAGACGAACCCTCCGGATGATACTGGTATTCCTCACATTCTAGAGCATACGACACTATGCGGTAGCGAAAAGTACGACTCGTCTTGATATAGACATGGAAGCAGAGAATGCTGACTGTCTATAGATATCCCATTCGTGACCCTTTCTTTAAGATGCTTCCGCGAACACTATCGAACTTTATGAACGCGTTCACGGCATCAGACCATACTTTCTACCCCTTTGCGACAACCAACGCGCAGGACTTCAAGAACCTTATGTCTGTGTACCTTGACTCAACATTGCACCCACTGCTTAAGAAGTCCGACTTTACCCAGGAGGGTTGGCGAATTGGTCCTGAGAACCCActtgctgaggatgaggcgAGCAAGAAATTGGTATTCAAGGGTGTCGTTTACAACGAAATGAAGGGTCAGATGTCGGATGCTGGATATCTTTACTACATTCGCTTCCATGACCATATCTTCCCCGATATCAACAACTCGGGTGGCGACCCCCAGAAGATCACAGACTTGACATACGGGCAACTGCGAAAGTTCCACGCCGAGCACTACCACCCCAGCAACGCCAAGGTCTTCACCTACGGTGATATGCCCTTGGTTGACCACTTGCAGCAGGTCGATGCTCAGCTCCAGGCTTTCGAGAAGATCCAGGGTGACAAGCAAATTCACGAACCCGTAACACTGAGCGGCC
This region includes:
- a CDS encoding peptidase family M48-domain-containing protein, producing MDFLQRLARFLDRPLFPWKKLIMGFSVGQYLFESFLTLRQYRVLQKTSPPAVLSKEVSQEVFDKSQAYGRAKAKFEIINGLYSQVQNLAFMHFDVLPKLWSWTGDLLLKWAPARFTGEISHTIVFVLTFAVISQLLRLPSSIYQTFVLEEKFGFNKQTPKLFVTDLIKTQALTFVLAPPFLAGFLKIIQKTGNQFFYYLWLFVIALQVFMITIYPVAILPLFNKLSPLEDGELKTKVEALAASLKFPLHELYVIDGSKRSAHSNAYFFGLPWKKHIVIYDTLIEKSEPDEVVAVLAHELGHWKLGHTTSLFGISQAHTFYIFLLFSVFINNHSLYSSFGFLKQHPIIIGFILFSDALAPMDLVINLLMHIVSRKFEFQADAFAKQLGYPEQLARSLLKLQIQNLSTMDADWMYASYHFSHPHLSERLKALGWKGSEGVTDGVTDKSIGNEKEGVVKASGRDEL
- a CDS encoding myosin-like coiled-coil protein-domain-containing protein codes for the protein MPASQVDAPVANGHDGHAHSPTKKGKGKKGMDNNEASRLLHARISQLEQDAAGDKEQELEIEREVKRANRDLLQQVSKMDNMQKIDHLTKRSSELLADMRRLERENQKNKRRGDTLQKERDASRTELNKTVGLKEKLEKLCRELQRDNNKMKNENKELQTTQKRNNAHWDEKYATLLTKLDGYQEEKDTPKKQVVDMEVDELFRIRFKSFIEQYELRELHFHSLMRTKELEVQYHMARYEREKKNAEGESTKARHLQAQVQAFTKTETELRNQLNVYVDKFKQVEDTLNNSNDLFLSFRKEMEDMSKKGKRLEKENEALKRQKEATAANIIRMAEERQEWKKKTETAEKKTEKLMSIIQQMQQQGRRVPPGMSNTVESGYSDSHGGNEGDESDYSDEEGEEEELSEFDDDTEEEPQGNEQGTPVAYGPERPPQPVPSAATNGH
- a CDS encoding Metalloenzyme, LuxS/M16 peptidase-like protein, with the translated sequence MSPEPSKSHFRKIQSFKTDYAPCTITQYVSDRSGMQVVVADRKGPKLNGYFTLATEIFDDSGAPHTLEHLVFMGSKSYQYKGLLDKLSSRAYSHTNAWTATDHTAYTLETAGWDGFAQVLPVYLEHVILPTITDESIVTEVWHIDGEGNDAGVVYSEMQAVQFRSSELMDIKARRLLYPENVGFRYETGGMTDALRVLAPERIRQFHRDMYQPRNLCLVLVGEVNQDELIHILEDFEESIKDDIPSLDTPFKRPWIDSAQPPKINETQIVTVEFPEEDESVGEVLVGFFGPNCNDLIQSSALNVLLTYLCGSSVSILENVMVEKEELASSVSYWTDPRPDMVIWLQPTGVATEKLEFVEKRLFELLKEVASKPIDMDYMRECIRRERRQVKYHAETSESFYATNIITDYLFGKRDGSTLKDLKDLEEYDVLEKWTDQQWRDFLSKWMADAPHISILGKPSHELATKMKKDEEARIAKRKEDLGAEGLEKLAKRLEDAKKKNDEPIPASVVDRWSVPSTDSIHFIESDTARSGHARAVGLGSGSAQKLIDGTTQGKLPLFIQFEDVPTNFVHITIHIGTSQVPNELKPLMPIFSDNFFNTHIMRDGKQVGFEQVVMELERDTISYSLHSARYISDPDGIMIQFQVEPQKYAAAVEWIRTMMFDSIFDPQRLKASVTKALADIPESKRDGKSMASEVNAAIHMEKSSLAVAKRVLVRAVYLKRLKKLLEKEPEKVVGWFNTVRDSLFTFQNLRFLVTANLETLPDPLTTWDTLSKSLTVAENMVEIPKPVSLLNDEGRNPGSVGAIIVPMTTLESSYSVSTAQGLASFDDPRLASIMVAIGYLEAAEGPLWNAVRGAGYAYGVYFSRDINSGIISYHVYRSPDAYKAIKASKEAISKIAKGEVDIDRHLLEGTISQIVVMFADEQSTMPSAAQQNFVQGVVRGLPKDWGKEVLRRVRAVTEDEIKNALLETVLPCFEPGKSNIVVTAAKIMQEGMETAFKDMGYKVQTHELSYFHDDYGLKPEEGEEEESSEEDEGLEGSEGSYDSDESYDD